One genomic window of Cannabis sativa cultivar Pink pepper isolate KNU-18-1 chromosome 2, ASM2916894v1, whole genome shotgun sequence includes the following:
- the LOC133034562 gene encoding uncharacterized protein LOC133034562: protein MYQRMVNRMFKGLLGRNMEVYVDDMLVKSKACESHANNLAKCFEVVRRYGMKLNLKKCTFGVKSEKFLGFIVSERGIEANPEKIQTLLNMPSPKKHKDVQSLIGKVLGQVLADCITECNEAEASANIPVPQTPTWKVFVDEASSENESRAGIAMISTNGLRLQAVLRFEFPASNNEAEYEALIAGLKSAKVLGAMRVEVFSDFQLVVNQVSGEYQMCGEKMAAYVAIFWELLHEFTDYKVERIPREKNVHADCLAKLASDSEVEKLGVVPVERLTEPSIKTKNIVAAV from the exons ATGTATcagagaatggttaaccggatgttcaaaggccttcTGGGACGGAATATGGAAGTTTACGTAGACGACATGCTGGTCAAATCAAAGGCATGTGAAAGTCATGCAAACAACCTCGCAAAATGCTTCGAAGTGGTCCGGAGGTATGGAATGAAACTTAACCTGAAGAAGTGCActtttggggtcaaatcagaAAAGTTTCTTGGATTTATCGTCAGCGAAAGAGGAATAGAGGCAAACCCGGAAAAAATTCAGACTTTGCTAAACATGCCTTCTCCCAAGAAGCACAAAGATGTGCAAAGCTTGATCGGGAAggttttgg GACAAGTGCTAGCCGACTGCATAACAGAGTGCAATGAAGCAGAAGCAAGCGCGAACATACCAGTGCCACAAACTCCAACATGGAAAGTATTCGTGGACGAAGCGTCCAGTGAAAACGAATCCAGAGCTGGAATAGCAATGATATCTACGAACGGACTTCGACTCCAGGCGGTTCTACGCTTTGAATTCCCGGCTTCCAATAATGAAGCTGAGTACGAAGCCCTGATTGCAGGGTTGAAATCAGCAAAAGTCTTGGGAGCCATGAGAGTAGAAGTCTTCAGCGATTTCCAGTTGGTGGTAAACCAAGTGTCAGGAGAATATCAAATGTGTGGAGAAAAAATGGCTGCGTACGTAGCAATTTTCTGGGAGCTGCTCCATGAGTTCACGGATTATAAGGTGGAAAGAATCCCTAGAGAAAAGAATGTCCACGCAGACTGTTTGGCTAAGTTAGCATCAGACAGCGAGGTTGAGAAACTGGGGGTGGTGCCCGTTGAACGCCTCACGGAGCCCAGCATCAAAACCAAAAATATTGTGGCAGCAGTTTAG